From Spirosoma aerolatum, one genomic window encodes:
- the lipB gene encoding lipoyl(octanoyl) transferase LipB, giving the protein MNSRINKQVEVRDLGLIEYKTAWDEQERLFATIVDQKLANRACPVDAQQLTPNYLLFCEHPPVYTMGTSSHAEHLLMDEAQLASELGATLFKIRRGGDVTFHGPGQLVGYPILDLDNFFTDIHHYMRLLEESIIRTVAEYGLKAGRINGLTGVWLGQEATGDENDGPARKICAMGVKASRWVTMHGFAFNVNTDLRFFSHIVPCGIADKAVTSLALELGHEVPLAEVATYVQDHMATLFEMELIGIQRGANRQSDSVALC; this is encoded by the coding sequence ATGAATAGTCGAATTAATAAACAAGTTGAGGTTCGTGACCTGGGATTGATTGAGTACAAGACAGCCTGGGATGAGCAGGAGCGGTTGTTTGCTACTATTGTTGACCAGAAGCTGGCTAACCGAGCCTGCCCCGTCGATGCGCAGCAACTAACACCCAATTACCTGCTGTTTTGTGAACACCCGCCCGTATACACCATGGGAACCAGTAGTCATGCCGAGCACCTGCTGATGGACGAAGCGCAACTGGCTTCGGAGCTGGGGGCAACGCTGTTTAAAATTCGGCGGGGGGGCGATGTTACCTTTCACGGGCCAGGGCAGCTTGTTGGGTATCCAATCCTGGACCTGGACAATTTTTTTACTGATATTCATCACTACATGCGGTTGCTGGAAGAAAGCATCATTCGAACAGTAGCCGAGTATGGACTGAAAGCAGGCCGGATCAATGGGCTGACGGGCGTTTGGCTGGGGCAGGAGGCCACTGGGGACGAAAATGATGGACCTGCCCGCAAAATCTGTGCAATGGGGGTAAAAGCCAGCCGTTGGGTAACTATGCATGGGTTTGCCTTTAATGTGAATACAGATTTGCGTTTTTTTAGCCATATTGTTCCCTGTGGCATTGCCGATAAGGCCGTCACCTCGCTGGCGCTCGAACTGGGTCATGAAGTGCCGTTAGCCGAAGTTGCTACGTACGTTCAGGATCACATGGCCACCTTGTTTGAGATGGAATTGATTGGAATACAGCGTGGAGCCAACCGCCAAAGCGACTCCGTTGCGCTGTGTTGA
- a CDS encoding YraN family protein: MAQHNETGKQGEVEAARYLREKGYEILAWNYRYQHAEIDLIAQKGKLLVFVEVKTRTNVSFGNPEEFVSYTKARLVMKAAEHYIFNTNWPFDVRFDIIAVTLSGSQLQIKHIEDAFS, translated from the coding sequence ATGGCCCAACACAATGAAACCGGCAAACAGGGCGAAGTAGAAGCCGCCCGGTATTTACGCGAAAAAGGCTACGAAATTTTGGCCTGGAATTACCGCTACCAGCATGCAGAAATCGATCTGATTGCGCAGAAAGGGAAACTGCTGGTTTTTGTGGAGGTAAAAACCCGAACCAATGTCAGCTTCGGCAATCCCGAAGAATTTGTTTCGTATACCAAGGCTAGATTGGTTATGAAAGCCGCCGAACACTACATTTTCAACACCAACTGGCCATTCGATGTCCGATTTGACATTATTGCGGTTACGCTTTCCGGCAGTCAACTACAGATAAAGCATATAGAAGACGCGTTCAGTTGA
- a CDS encoding S41 family peptidase, whose product MNIFPIGRTALLWLTAGVFLMTSCKKESDITPSGSTSNGEVNSWILANMQHSYFWNDKIPATTDTSLTPDKYFYTLLYDYTNTANIDRDRFSWIQQSADELKASLNGQSKTTGMEYSLYYRDASNTGVIAVVLYVQPGSPAAKAGIKRGDVISKVNGELLSKNNYQTLLSSNADSYVFGFATLVNGTLTDSDQTKQVNAVVFQSDPFLLDTTYTIGNKTVGYIVYNQFIRGVNKADGSSDNAYDLKMESIFDKFKQKGVNELVLDLRYNRGGYVSSSINLASLIGKNIDASKVYYTQKWNSIETDERDKKYGKGWNNQTFLTKSTAIGANLSRVFILTTGSTASASELVINGLKPFMTVNTIGTTTVGKNVGSITISDANKRIKWGIQPITFKSANAQGFTDYAGGFTPTVRVTEPDPRKNSWKTLGDLTEPLLGEAIFQITGMRMARRAASTDSDVVPIGSSIDSKAGGGNMFITDIVPNQ is encoded by the coding sequence ATGAATATATTTCCTATCGGGCGGACGGCACTGCTTTGGCTAACTGCTGGCGTGTTTTTGATGACCTCCTGTAAGAAAGAGTCAGACATTACGCCTTCGGGCTCTACTAGTAATGGCGAGGTAAACAGTTGGATACTGGCCAACATGCAACATTCTTATTTCTGGAACGACAAAATCCCCGCAACGACCGATACCTCGCTAACGCCCGACAAATACTTCTATACCCTTTTATACGATTATACGAATACGGCAAACATCGACCGGGATCGGTTCTCCTGGATTCAGCAAAGTGCCGATGAGTTAAAAGCGTCGCTGAATGGACAGTCGAAAACGACCGGGATGGAATACAGTCTGTATTATCGGGATGCATCGAATACGGGGGTTATTGCGGTGGTACTTTATGTGCAACCGGGTTCACCTGCCGCCAAAGCGGGCATCAAACGGGGGGATGTGATCTCAAAAGTGAACGGTGAATTACTATCAAAGAACAATTACCAAACCCTGCTTTCCAGTAATGCCGATTCGTATGTGTTTGGTTTTGCTACGCTGGTGAACGGCACACTAACCGACAGTGACCAGACTAAACAGGTCAATGCTGTGGTGTTTCAGTCAGACCCTTTTCTGCTCGATACTACCTATACCATTGGCAATAAGACGGTTGGCTATATTGTTTACAATCAATTTATTAGGGGCGTCAACAAAGCCGATGGCAGTTCCGACAATGCGTATGATCTGAAAATGGAGTCGATCTTTGACAAATTCAAGCAAAAGGGCGTTAACGAACTGGTTCTTGATCTGCGGTACAATCGGGGCGGTTATGTCAGTTCATCCATTAATCTGGCGAGCCTGATCGGTAAAAATATCGATGCATCGAAAGTATACTACACCCAGAAATGGAACAGTATTGAAACCGATGAGAGAGATAAAAAATACGGCAAGGGTTGGAACAACCAAACCTTTCTAACCAAGTCCACCGCCATTGGGGCTAACCTTAGCCGTGTATTTATTCTGACCACCGGCAGTACGGCTTCGGCCAGCGAGTTAGTGATCAATGGGCTAAAACCTTTCATGACGGTCAACACGATTGGCACCACAACGGTTGGGAAAAATGTGGGCTCAATTACCATTTCTGACGCCAACAAGCGAATCAAATGGGGCATTCAACCCATCACCTTTAAATCGGCAAATGCACAGGGTTTTACGGATTATGCCGGAGGATTTACACCAACCGTACGAGTAACGGAGCCTGATCCTCGCAAAAACAGCTGGAAAACACTAGGCGATCTGACAGAACCTTTGCTGGGTGAAGCCATTTTCCAGATAACGGGTATGCGTATGGCCCGCCGGGCTGCCTCAACCGACAGTGATGTTGTACCCATTGGCTCATCAATCGACAGTAAAGCTGGTGGAGGGAATATGTTTATTACAGACATCGTACCTAACCAATAG
- a CDS encoding nicotinate-nucleotide adenylyltransferase: MYEKNIGTKQKALRINLDRRIYGSFAEIGAGQETAAMFFKAGGSSGTIAKTMSAYDMTFSDSIYGVEESGRYVVESRLVKMLNKEYSLLEKRLAEKRGLDTTFFAFANTVVALNYQKTNDAHGWIGCRFQLNPQAGYNDVIIHVRMLDNENILQQQALGVIGVNLIYGCYYYAKSPETLVLSLMDDLAPERIQIDMIRFSGPDFVEVDNRLMSLHLVKNGFTDAALFGPDGQVMQPSEALYKKHILVMRGRLRPLTNVQLDMIENGLKQFKDEPDVDGNRVVSLAELTLHNLKANEQGIDEKDFLDRVDILCSMGQAVMISNYLEYYKLVAYLARLTRLKIGLVIGIPNLEYIFEESHYEFLPGGILESFATLFSRKVKLFVYPTLKEGAIYTCNEFKLPPTLEPLFQYLVRNDKIEDITDYKEQHLHISTDHVLEMIQQGEDGWEAMVPERVAEQIKANCLFGYPCEIEYVPIGQQVRQQQVEEQAASS; the protein is encoded by the coding sequence ATGTACGAGAAGAATATAGGTACCAAACAGAAAGCATTACGCATCAATCTTGATCGTCGTATTTATGGATCGTTTGCCGAGATTGGCGCAGGTCAGGAAACGGCAGCTATGTTTTTTAAGGCCGGTGGCTCATCGGGAACCATTGCTAAAACCATGTCGGCCTACGACATGACGTTTAGTGACTCAATCTATGGCGTAGAAGAAAGTGGGCGGTATGTCGTGGAGTCACGACTCGTTAAAATGCTCAACAAAGAGTACAGTCTGCTGGAGAAACGGCTGGCTGAAAAACGAGGGCTTGATACGACATTCTTCGCCTTTGCCAATACTGTTGTTGCCCTCAATTATCAGAAGACCAACGATGCACACGGCTGGATTGGCTGCCGATTCCAGCTAAACCCCCAAGCTGGGTATAACGACGTAATCATTCACGTTCGAATGCTCGATAACGAAAATATTCTGCAACAGCAGGCGTTGGGGGTTATTGGTGTAAACCTCATTTATGGGTGCTATTACTACGCTAAATCGCCTGAAACACTTGTTCTGTCGCTGATGGATGATTTGGCTCCCGAGCGGATTCAGATTGATATGATCCGATTTAGCGGCCCCGACTTTGTGGAAGTCGACAACCGTCTGATGAGCCTTCATCTGGTCAAAAACGGCTTTACCGATGCAGCTTTGTTCGGTCCGGATGGTCAGGTAATGCAGCCCTCCGAAGCACTCTACAAAAAACACATCCTCGTGATGCGGGGCCGGTTACGCCCTCTGACGAATGTGCAGTTAGATATGATTGAAAACGGGTTGAAGCAGTTTAAGGATGAGCCCGATGTAGACGGAAATCGCGTTGTATCCCTGGCCGAGTTAACATTGCATAACCTAAAAGCCAACGAACAGGGAATTGATGAGAAAGACTTTCTGGATCGGGTCGACATCCTATGCTCAATGGGTCAGGCGGTTATGATTTCCAATTACCTGGAATATTACAAACTGGTAGCGTACCTGGCCCGACTGACCCGGTTAAAAATTGGCCTGGTAATTGGTATTCCCAATCTGGAATATATTTTCGAGGAAAGCCACTATGAATTTTTACCTGGTGGTATTCTGGAATCATTTGCCACGCTCTTCAGTCGGAAAGTAAAGCTATTCGTTTACCCAACCCTGAAAGAAGGCGCCATTTATACCTGTAATGAGTTTAAGCTCCCCCCTACGCTGGAGCCGCTATTCCAGTATTTGGTTCGCAATGACAAAATCGAAGATATTACCGACTACAAAGAACAGCATCTGCACATCTCCACCGACCATGTACTCGAAATGATTCAGCAAGGTGAAGACGGCTGGGAAGCTATGGTACCTGAGCGCGTAGCCGAACAAATTAAAGCCAACTGCCTATTCGGATATCCCTGCGAAATTGAATACGTACCTATCGGTCAGCAGGTTCGTCAACAGCAGGTTGAAGAGCAGGCAGCCTCAAGCTGA
- a CDS encoding RNA polymerase sigma factor, whose amino-acid sequence MNTLLTDEEMIRQYLSSQPQKCFETLYSRYVNKVYRRCLSMTKSSEQAEDFTHDIFLKAFTKLNAFQERSSFSTWLYSIAFNYCADQMRAGKRFIASSVEESLRHDMADEQESSFHEEAILFVKQAMATLSTTEQALLQLKYEQDMSIDEIAQIYQLTPSAVKMRLKRSRDKIYQLYNGQSA is encoded by the coding sequence ATGAATACCTTATTGACAGACGAGGAGATGATTCGGCAATACTTGAGCAGCCAACCGCAGAAGTGTTTCGAAACGCTTTATAGCCGTTACGTAAATAAAGTCTATCGACGTTGCTTGTCTATGACCAAAAGTAGCGAGCAAGCCGAAGATTTTACCCATGATATCTTCCTGAAAGCCTTTACCAAACTCAACGCATTTCAGGAACGATCCAGCTTCTCTACCTGGCTCTATTCCATTGCCTTCAACTACTGTGCCGACCAGATGCGTGCTGGCAAACGATTTATTGCTTCATCTGTTGAAGAGAGTTTAAGGCATGACATGGCTGACGAACAGGAATCGTCGTTTCATGAAGAAGCCATTTTGTTTGTCAAACAGGCAATGGCTACTCTGTCAACGACTGAACAAGCCCTGCTGCAACTGAAATATGAACAGGATATGAGCATTGATGAAATTGCCCAAATCTATCAGTTGACGCCCAGTGCGGTTAAGATGCGATTGAAACGTAGCCGCGACAAAATTTATCAATTGTATAATGGGCAATCAGCTTGA